From the Mycobacteriales bacterium genome, the window ATGACGTTCATCGTGGACATCAACGCGATGGTCTTCGGCATGCCGCGCGCGCTCTTCCCCGCGCTGGCGACCGGCCGCTTCCACGGCGGCTCCGGCTCGGTCGGCCTGCTCTACGCCGCCCCCGCGCTGGGGGCGTTGCTCGGCGCTCTGGTCAGCGGCCGGTTCGGGCGGGTGCGGCGGCAGGGCGTTGCCGTGCTGCTCGCCGTCGCGGTGTGGGGGTTCGCGATCGTCGGCTTCGGCCTCGCGAACGCGATGTGGCTCGCGGTGCTCATGCTCGCCGTCGCCGGCGCCGCCGACATGGTGTCGGCGGTGTTCCGCAACTCGATCCTCCAGGTGGCCACCCCCGACGCGATGCGCGGGCGGCTCGGCGGGGTCTTCATCGCGGTCGTCGCCGGCGGGCCGCGCCTCGGCGACGTGGAGGCCGGCACCGTCGCGAACCTCACCTCCGCGCAGTTCTCCGTCGTCTCCGGCGGGTTCGCCTGCGTGCTCGGCGTGCTGCTGCTGGGGCTGCTCGTGCCGTCGTTCTCGCGTTACGAGGCGCCGCTCGACTGAAGCGCGACCCACGTCGCGCGGCCCTTCGCGAGCAGCGTGCCCGCCGCGTCGTAGAGCGCCGTTCCGGCGAAGTGCTTCCGCCCCTCGCGCGGTCGCAGCCGCCAGCCGACGACGACGTGCGGCTCACCGGCCCGGACGGCGCCGGTGATCTCCACGGCGAGGCGGCCGAGCACGATCGGCGCCTCGTCGGTCTGGAGCAGCGCCCACGCGCCGGGGCAGTCGAGCGCCGCCCACACCAGCTCGGCGTCCGCCGCGCGCGGCGTCCACGTCGTCGCCACGAGGTCGGCCACCGGTCCCGGCCGCAGGCCCAGCCCGTCGTCGCGGTCCGGCCCGCAGACGACGCAGGTCGGGAATGGGTGGTCCACCAGCCCCGCGTACCGCGCCTCCGCCGCCCGCGCCGCCTCCCAGCCCGGGAACGGCGGCGGCGCGACGTCGGCCAGCCCCGCCGCCTCTGCCACCGTGGCCACGACCGCGTCGCCGTCGCGGACCGAGCCGCCGTCGACCGTCAACGGCGTGTCCAGCGGCGGCGGCAGCCGCAGCGTCACCTCCGCGCGCGCGACACCCGCCGCGCGCGCGAAGACGCCGCAGCAGTACCCGCCGTTGCCGGACCCGGCCGGGCCGTTGTACCGCCCGGCGACGACCACCTCCGTCACGGCCGCCACAGTAGCGGCCGGTGTCAGCGCACCGCCGCCACGGTCGGCCCGCGCGCCCGGCTGGTGAGGCGGCGGCCGGACGGCGTCGTCACCTCGACCGTGCAGTCGGGGCCGAGCGCCAGGTCGTGGCCCCGGTCGTGCACGAGGTGGTGGTGGTAGCGGCAGAGGAGGACGAGGTTGGCGGCGTCGGTGCGCCCGCCGTGGCGCCAGTGCACGACGTGGTGCGCCTCGCAGAACGCCGCCGCGCGCGGGCAGCCCGGGTACCGGCAGTGGCCGTCGCGCAACGACACGAACTTCCGCAGGGGCGGCGGGACCGTCCGCGTCGCGCGCCCGAGCTCCAACGGCACCGCGAGCGCGTCGACGAGCAGCCGCCGCCACCGGCTGTCGCACGTGATCCGGTCGAACGCCGCCCGCGTCACCGGCCCCACCTCGGCCACTTCGGCCGGCGGCGCCTCCACCGCGCCGGTCGCCGCCGCCGGCGACGCGTGCACGACCACCTCCGGGCGGTGCCCGCCCGCGACCGGCAGCAGCCCGTGAGAGGTCGCGAGGTTGACCAGGTCGACCAGCGCGTCGGCGCGCTGCTGGTCGCGCGTACGCGCGTCGTCGGGCGCGTTCGCGGCGACGAGCGCGTCGATCGCCGACTCCAGCACCGCGCCGCCCTCCGGGTCGAGCAGCCCGGCGACGTTGCGCATCCCCCCGAACGTCCGCCCGACGCTGAGCCAGCGCGCGTCGTAGCGGCGTTCGGCGTCGCGTTCGAACGCCGCCGGCGCCACGGTCGCGACCCACCGCCGGACGACCACCGCGAACCGGCCCGCGTCGAGCCGCCGCGCCGTCTCGGTCAGGAACGCGTCGCCCGCCGCGACCACGTCGTCGGGCAGCGGCCGCGCGGCCGCCGCCGCGACGCGCACGTGCGCCGCGCTCACCGCCCCCTCGCGGAACGCCGCCGCCAGCGCCGGCAGCCGCTCCGCCGACCGCGCCAGCCCGAGCAACGACCGCGCCTCCCGGTCGGTCAGCACCGCCCGGTCGCGCAGCCACGCGGTGGTGGAGGCGGCCCCGTCCGCGTCGGCGCCGCCGCGCCGGTCGAACTCACGCACCGCCGCCGCCTGCGCGGCCTGCGCCTGCCGGACGAGCGCATCGAGCGCGAGGACACGTTCGCCGAGGGCGGACGTGGACAGCGCGTCGAGCGGCTGCGCGAGGTACTCGCGCACCGCCTCCGGCAGCGTTGCCATCCGTCTCACCCCCGTCCGAGGACCGTCGGGAACGACGCTAACCAGGGGGTGTGACAAGAATCGCGATCTTCACACGAGCGATGTGGAGCAGACCGGGTACGGCCCGCCGCCGAGGCCCGCCCTGGTCAGCAGCGTGCGGTACGTCGGGGCGTTGCGCCGCCGGCAGATCGCGCGGGCGGTGATGGGCCCCTTCAGGTACACGACGTGCACCTCGCGACCGTCCAGGACGACGACCTGCTTGTCGTCCGTCTTGAGCACCCACCCCGCGTGCACGGTGCCGTCCGCGAGCCGGAACACCTCGAACGGCACCCACGGCTCGTCGCCCGCGACCATGCCGTACACGAGGAGGAGCGTCGCGGGCACGAGCCAGAGCAGACCGACCCCGATCGCGACGTAGCGCAGGATGCGGTCCGCCCGTGTCCGGTCCGTGCCCGGCCCCATGAGGCGGCGGACCACCGGCGCGAACGCCCACGCCGCCACCAGGATCACGACCGTCATGGGAGGCAGCGGCTGCGTCGCCAGGAGCAGGACCAGCGGCAGCCCGAGCAGCCACACCAGCCGCGGGTGCGCGAGCGGCGCGGATCCGGTCGCCCCCACGACGGCCACCAGCGCGATGACGAGTCCGAACGACAGCAGCGCCAGCACCGTCCCGACGACGAGCGTCCCCACGTCCGTCTCGCGGAGGATCGCGAGCGCCGTCTGCTCGTTCCAGCGCGCGACGCCCATGATCCGCGACGCCGTTACCGCGACACCGAGCGCCGCGAGCACCTGGCCCGGGTGCGCCGTCACCGCGCGCCGTGTCACGTCCCACACGCGCGCCTGCCACGTCTCCATCGACGTTCCCCCGTTCCTCCGGCTCAGCCGGACGCGATCTCCTTGGCCACGACGGTGAGGTCGGCGACGAGGCGGTCGAACTCGGCCGCGCGGTTCTCCTCGCCGGGTGAGCGCAGGATCGACGACGGGTGCACCGTCGCCACGAGCCGGGATGCGGGCGGCAGGTCGAAGACCTGCCCGCGCGACTGCGTCACCTTGAACGTGCGTCCCATGAGCGCCTGCGCGGCGGTGGCGCCGAGGGCGACGACCAGCCGGGGTCGCAGCACCGCGAGCTCGGCATCGAGCCACGGCTTGCAGGCCCCGATCTCGCGAGTGTCGGGCTTGGCGTGGATGCGGCGCTTGCCGTTGGGCGACGGCGTCCACTTGAAGTGCTTCACCGTGTTCGTCAGGTAGACGGACTCGCGCGGGATCCCGGCCGCGGACAGCGCCCGGTCGAGCAGGTGGCCGGCCGGGCCGACGAACGGCTCTCCCGCCCGGTCCTCCTGGTCGCCGGGCTGCTCGCCGACCATGACGACGTCGGCGGACGCGGGGCCGGTGCCGAAGACGGTCTGCGTGCCGAGCTCGTGCAGGTGGCACGCGGTGCAGCCGGCGGCCGCGGCGCGCAGGGACGTCAGCGACGGCGACGGCGGGACGAACGCGGCGGCGCTCACGGTGACCCGCGTACCCGCGACCAACGCCGGGTACGCCACCACGTATGACGGTCTGGCTCGGCACCTCCGGCTGGCAGTACCGCGACTGGCGCGGCCCGGTGTACCCGCCGAAGCTCGCGCAGAAGGCGTGGCTCGAGCACTACGTGACGATGTTCGACACGGTCGAGGTGAACAACGCGTTCTACCGGCTGCCGGCGGCGGAGACGTTCGCGCAGTGGGGGCGGCGGACGCCGGAGGACTTCGTCGTGGTGGTGAAGACGAGCCGGTACCTCACGCACATCAAGCGGCTGAAGGACCCGGAGGAGCCGGTCGACCTGTTCGTCGAACGCGCCAAGCACCTGGGCGGCAAGCTCGGTCCGGTGCTGCTCCAGCTCCCGCCGAAGTTCGGGGTGCAGCCGGAACGTCTCGACGCGACGCTGGCCCGCTTCGACGCGCACGGCGTGAAGGTGGCGGTGGAGGTGCGCGACCCGTCGTGGATGGTGGACGAGGTGCGCGACATCCTCCGCGCGCACAACGCCGCGAGCGTGTGGGCGGACCGCCGCGAGCACGTCATCACGCCGCTGTGGCGCACCGCGGACTGGGGCTACGTCCGGCTGCACGAGGGGTGGAGCGAGCACCCGCCCTGCTACACGGCGCCGACGCTGGACGCGTGGGCGCAGCGCATCAAGGCGTCGCACGCGGACGGCGAGGACGTGTTCGTCTTCTTCAACAACGACCCGCACGGCTGCGCCGTCTACGACGCCGGGGTGTTCGCCCGCTCGTGCCAACGGCTCGGCCTGACGGTGACGAACGCGCCCCCGCCGGAGGAGCACCTGCCGGTGCACCCCGAGCCGGTCACGGCATGATCGGCGCGTGACGTACGACGCCGTCGTCGTCGGCGCGGGCCCGAACGGCCTGGCCGCGGCACTGACCATCGCCGGGACCGGCCGCAGCGTCCACGTCGTCGAGGCGAACGACACGGCGGGCGGCGGCACGCGGAGCGCGGAGCTGACGCTGCCGGGGTTCGTCCACGACGTCTGCTCCACGATCCACGCGCTGGTGCCGGCGTCGCCGTTCTTCCGCGGCCGGCCGCCGGACGTGCGGCTGGTGCACCCGGAGGTGCCGTTCGCGCACCCGCTCGACGGCGGCCGCGCGGCGGTCGTCCACCGCGACGTCGGCGAGACCGCGGACCGCCTCGGCGGCAGCGACGCCCGGAGATACCGAAGGCTGATGGCGCCGCTGGTCGGCCACTGGGAGGGGCTGGTCGACGGGGTGCTGGCGCCGCTGCGACCGCCGCGGCACCCGCTGACGATGGCGCGGTTCGGGCTGAACGCGATCCGCTCCACCGACGCGCTGGCGCAGCGGTTCGCGACCGACGAGGCGAGGGCGATCCTCGCCGGGTCCGGCGCGCACTCGATGCTGCCGTTGACGAAGCCGCCGACCGCCGGCGTCTCGCTGATGCTGACGTCGCTCGCGCACGCGGTCGGCTGGCCGGCGGTGGAGGGCGGGTCGCAGGTGCTCGCCGACGCGATGGTCCGCGACCTGGAACGCCTCGGCGGCACGCTGACTCTCGGCACGCCGGTGCGGTCGATGCGCGACGTGCCGAAGGCGAAGGCGGTGCTGTTCGACGTGACGCCGCGCCAGCTCCTCGCGATCACGGGCGACGCGCTCCCCGCGCGCTACCGCAGGGCGCTGGGCCGCTTCCGTTACGGCCCCGGCGTGTTCAAGGTCGACTGGGCGCTGGACGGCCCGATCCCCTGGGCCGCAACGGAGGTGGCCAAGGCGGGCACCGTCCACGTCGGCGGCACCATCGAGGAGATCGCCGAGTCGGAGGCCGCCGCCAACGCCGGCCGGCACGCCGAGCGCCCGTACGTGCTGCTGGTCCAGGCGACGACGTTCGACCCGACGCGCGCGCCTGCCGGGAAGCACACGGCGTGGGCGTACTGCCACGTCCCGTCCGGTTCCACCGTCGACATGACCGAACGCATCGAGGCGCAGGTGGAGCGGTTCGCGCCCGGCTTCCGCGACCGGATCCTGGCGCGCGCGACCCGCGACTCGAAGGCGGTCGAGCGCCACGACGAGAACTACGTCGGCGGCGACATCAACGGCGGCGTGCAGGACCTGTGGCAGCAGTTCGCGCGGCCGGTCGCGCGGGTCGTGCCGTACCGCACGCCGCGCCGCGGCATCTACCTCTGCTCGTCGTCGACACCGCCCGGCGGCGGCGTCCACGGCATGTGCGGCTACTGGGCCGCGAGGGCCGCGCTGCGCCGGGAGCTGCGCTAGGAGTTCAGCACCCGGCGGTACCGCGCCTCCACGAACGACCACACGCCGTACGCCGCCAGCCCCACCGCGACGAGCACGAGCAACGGCCGCCCGTACGGCACGCCGGCCAGCCGCCGCAGCGCGCCGTCCAGCCCCTCCGCCTGCCGCGGGTCGTACCGCCACGCCGCCTGCACGAGGAACGACCCGACGAGCGCGAACGCGATCCCGCGCGCGACCAGCCCCGTCACCGCGACGGCGTAGACCCATGGCGCGGCGCGGTCGTTGAGCTCGTGCTCCTTGAGGTGCTTGCGGTACTTGCCGCTCACGGCGCGCCAGCCGTTGACCACGCCGGCGGCGACGATGCCGAGCCCGACGGCGGCGACGAGCAGCCGGCCCGCGGGCCAGCCGAGGACGCGGGCGGTGAGGTCCTTGTTCTGCGCGTTCGCGTTGTGGTTGTGGCGGGTCACGGCGAACGCCGCCGTCGACACCGCGAAGCCGGCGTAGAGGCAGCCCTTGCAGAACGCCGCGAACCGGCCGGCCCAGCCCTTGTCGCCCGGCCGGACCGTCGCCTCCAGCAGCCGCCACACCGCGTACCCGGCGAAGCCGAACGCCGCCACGACGAGCGCGACGCGGCCCAGCGGGTGGGCGCCGAGCGCGCGCAGCGCGCCCTGCCGATCGGCCTCCGCGTGCGAGCCGCGCGCGACGTTGGCCGCGAGCACCGCGACGACGAGGTACAGCACGCCGCGCCCCACCAGCCCCAGCCTTGCCAGTCGTTGCACTCCGTCGCTGCGGGCCGCGCGGTGCCCCGCGGCCGTCGCCTTGCGCCGCGCCGTCGCCGTCGTCACGTGTGGACCCTCCCTGGTCGGGGGAGGGCGTACCCGTTCCGGCACCCGCCTACGCGGCAGGAGCGCCGCGGCCGCGTGCCGAACAGTCGGTCGTCCCCTCAACGAACGGAGCCCCCATGGCCCGCAAGCTCTACCTGCGCAAGGAGCACCTCGCCGAGCTGACCGGCGCCGAGCTGACCTCGGTCGCCGGTGGTCAGGTCTCGCTGCTCTGCATCCCGACCCAGTACAACTGCACGGGCTACTACCCGTCGCTGAACGCGCCGTGCCGGACGCTGAACGACTGCATCCAGACCGGCTGACGCACCCGCACTCCCGGCGGCCCCGACGCGCGAGCGTCCGGGGCCGCCGTTGCGTTGCGGGTGACGCCTGACCTGGCGCGCGGCGCGCCGCGCGCCCTAGGGTCGCGATCATGGCCGAGTTCCCGGACGCCGACCTCGGCGGCGTCACCGAGCTGCGTATCCACGGCGTCTCCGGCACGCCGGTCACGTCGATGCTCCAGCACCCGCATCCGGTGCAGGTGTCCGGCGACAAGCAGGCGGGCTTCTACCGGCGCGGCGCCGCCGACGACCCGGAGACGCCCGAACGCCGCCCCGACCGGCGGCTCGAGGCGTACTCGTGGGGCGGGCTGACCGCGGGCTCCGGGGCGCGGGCGTTCTGGCTGCTGCTGCTGCCGTTCACGCTCGTCAACGTCGCGTCGTGGGCGCACCCGGTGCGGCCGGCGACGCGGTTCACGCCGGGCGGGGTGGTGTCCGGGCTGATCCGCGTCCTCGCGCTCTCCGTCACCGGGACGCTGGTGCTGGGCACGGCGGTGCTGAGCATGGACCTGCTGGCCTGGCAGTGCGGCGCCGACGCCGAGCGGTGCGCGTCGCGGCACTTCTTCACGGCGTTCCTGGAGAAGGGACGCTGGCACGAGCCGGGGCCGCGGATCGTCGCGGGCGCGGTGGTGCCGCTGCTCGTCGTCGCGATGCTGTGGTGGCTGTCGCGCAGCACCGGGCGGGCGTACGAGGAGTACTCCGAGCACATCGGCGCGGACGACGTCGAGCTGCCCGGTACCGGGCACGACTCGTGCGGCGCGGCCGACCTGGCGCAGCCGCGGTTCTGGTCCGGCGGCGGGCCGCTGCGGCGGCTGCGCGCGCTGCACACCGGCGCGGCGCTGGCGACGGTCGCCGCGCTGCTCGCGTACCCGGCGCGCCACCACGGCGGCGACGATCGGCGCGTCCTCGGCACCGTCGTCCTCACCGCCGCGCTGGTCGTCATCGCGGCGGCGCTGGTGCTCGCGGCGACGCCGCTGTCGGGCCGGCGCCGGGAGCTGTTCGAACGCCGCCGTCCCCCGCGCTGGGCCTGCCGCGCGATGGACGCGGTGCAGTGGGCGGGGCTGGCGGTGCTGGCGGCGGCGGGCGTCTACGCGTTCACCTGGCACGCGCCGGCGCCGGCCGAGCTGACGATCCTGCCCGGCCTGCACCACGCCGTGAACCGGCTGCTGCGCGCGCAGATGGTGCTCTGGCTCCTGCTGCTGCTGGCGACGCTGTGGGCGCTGCGGCCGTACCGGCGGACCGCGTCGCAGTCGCTGCGCGGGCGGCCGATGTTCCTCGGGCTGACCGGGCCGGTGCTGACCGCGATGGGCGTCGCCGTCGCCGGGACGTACGCCGCGGGCGTCGCCCACCGGTTCGCGGACTACCTGGGCACGCCGGTGCCGTCGAACGTCCTCGCCGGCGGCGGCGGCGTCGAGCACACCCGCGCGATCCTCGGCGTGCCGCCGGAGTACTACTGGGGCGGCACGGCGTTCGCGCTGTTCGTCGCGTGCGCGATCGTCACCGGCGTCACGACGGTCGTCTGGAACCGCGTCCACGCCAAGCGCCGCCGCGCCGCCGTCCGCGCCGAGTACGGCGTGCCGTCCGGCGACGACGAGCGCGTGGCCGCGATCGCCGGCTTCGAGCAGAAGGCGGCGCTGACCGACGTCGGCGACGTCGTGCTCGCCGCGGTGCTGGGGCCGTCGCTGCTCGGCACGGTGCTGCTCTGGACGTTCCAGGACCGGATCGACGGGCACGTGCTGTCGGCGCTGACGACGATCGGCACCTGGCTGGTCGGCGTGTTCGCGCTGGCCGTGATCGGCCTGGGCCGCAGCGCCTACCGCAACGAGGGGCTGCGCCGGACCGTCGGCATCATCTGGGACCTGGCGACGTTCTGGCCGCGCGCGGCGCACCCGTTCGCGCCGCCCTGCTACTGCGAGCGCACCGTGCCGGAGCTGCGCCGCCGGGTCGCCCGGCTGCACGCCGGCGGCGGGCGGGTCGTGCTCTCCGCGCACAGCCAGGGCACCGTCATCGCCGCCGCCGCGGTGCTCCAGCTCGAGCCCGCCGACCGCGGCCGCGTCGGGCTGGTCACCTACGGCTCGCCGCTGGACCGCCTCTACGCCAGGGCGTTCCCGCACTACTTCGGCGCCGACTCGCTCGCCGACGTCGCGGGCGTGCTCGGCGGCCGCTGGCGCAACCTCTACCGCCGCACCGACCCGATCGGCGGGCCGGTGGCGCCGCCGGAGACCGGGCGCGACCTGCTGTTCACGGACCCGGCGTTCGCCAAGGAGGAGTACGAGTTCACCTGGCCGCGCGCGCGGGCGCACTCGGACTACCCGCACGACCCGCGGTTCGCGGAGACGGTGACGGCGGTCGCGGACTCGCTCGACCCGCCGCCGGCGATCGCGCTGCCCGACACGGACCCGCCACGACCGCGGCGGCGCCGTACTACGGCGTGAGCACGATCTTGTTGCAGCCCTCCAGCTTGTCGCGGAAGATCCGGTAGCCGCGCGGCGCGTCGGACAGCTTCATGCGGTGCGTGATGACGAACGTCGGGTCGATCCGGCCGCTCCTGACGTGGTCGAGCAGCGGCCGCATGTACCGGTGCACGTGGCACTGCCCACTCTTCAGCGTCAGCGACCGGTTGACGATCGCGCCCATCGGGAACTTGTCCACGAACCCGCCGTAGACGCCCACGACCGACACGATGCCGCCGTTGCGGCAGGCGAGGATCGCCTCGCGCAGCGCGTGCGGCCGGTCGAACTCGGTGCGCGCGATCTGCTTCGTCCGGTCGTACGCGTGGATCGCCGGCGTCGCGTGGTGCGCCTCCATGCCGACGGCGTCGATGCACGCGTCCGGGCCGCGCCCGCCGGTCATGTCGCGCAGCGCCTCGAGGACGTCGACCTCCTCGTAGTTCAACGTCTCCGCGCCGGCCTTGCGCGCGATGTCCAGCCGGTACGGGAACCGGTCGATCGCGATGACGCGTTCCGCGCCGAGCAGGTACGCGCTCGCGACCGCGAACTGCCCGACCGGCCCCGCGCCCCACACCGCGATGACGTCGCCCGGCTTGATCTCGCACATCTCCGCGCCCATGAACCCGGTCGGGAAGATGTCGGAGAGGAACAGCACCTGCTCGTCGGTCAGGTCGTCCTCGATCTTCAACGGGCCCACGTCGGCGAACGGCACCCGCGCGTACTGCGCCTGCCCGCCGGCGTAGCCGCCCATCATGTGCGAGTAGCCGAAGATGCCGGCGGGGGAGTGGCCCATCAGCTTCTCGGCCATGGCGGCGTTCGGGTTGGAGTTCTCGCAGAGCGAGTACGCCAGCCGCTCGCAGGCGCCGCAGTGCCCGCACGCGATCGGGAACGGCACGACGACGCGGTCGCCGACGCGGAGGTTCGAGACGCCGTTGCCGACCTCGACGACCTCGCCCATGAACTCGTGCCCGAGCACGTCGCCGCGCTTCAGCGTCGGGATGAAGCCGTTGTACAGGTGCAGGTCCGAGCCGCAGATCGCGGTGGAGGTGATGCGCACGATCGCATCGCGCGCGTTGAGGATCTTCGGGTCCGGCACCTCCTCCACGGAGATGTCGGTCTTGCCCATCCAGCAGGTGGCACGCATGTCGTGGGGTCCCTTCTACCGGAGCGCCGGCTCGGGCGTCTCGACCGGCTGCGCCTTGCGCTGCGCGACCAGGCGGCGCGCCTTCGTGCCGTCCGGGCTGCCGTCGGAGACGACGACCTCGCCGGTCTCGAGGACCTGCTTGCAGCGCCGCAGGTCGTCGCGGACCTGCTGCTCCGGCTCCTCGCCGAACAGCTTCGCGACGAGCGTCCCCAGCTTGCCGCCGGGCATGTCGTAGTCGAGCTCGACGCGGATCTCGGTGCCGCGGCCGCCGGGGGCGGCGGCGAACCGCACGCTGCCGGAGTTCGCGACGTCCGCGCTCGGCACGGACCGCCAGGCGATGAGGCGGTTCGGCGAGTCGTCGGTGATCTCGGCG encodes:
- a CDS encoding DUF222 domain-containing protein, coding for MATLPEAVREYLAQPLDALSTSALGERVLALDALVRQAQAAQAAAVREFDRRGGADADGAASTTAWLRDRAVLTDREARSLLGLARSAERLPALAAAFREGAVSAAHVRVAAAAARPLPDDVVAAGDAFLTETARRLDAGRFAVVVRRWVATVAPAAFERDAERRYDARWLSVGRTFGGMRNVAGLLDPEGGAVLESAIDALVAANAPDDARTRDQQRADALVDLVNLATSHGLLPVAGGHRPEVVVHASPAAATGAVEAPPAEVAEVGPVTRAAFDRITCDSRWRRLLVDALAVPLELGRATRTVPPPLRKFVSLRDGHCRYPGCPRAAAFCEAHHVVHWRHGGRTDAANLVLLCRYHHHLVHDRGHDLALGPDCTVEVTTPSGRRLTSRARGPTVAAVR
- a CDS encoding NAD(P)/FAD-dependent oxidoreductase — translated: MTYDAVVVGAGPNGLAAALTIAGTGRSVHVVEANDTAGGGTRSAELTLPGFVHDVCSTIHALVPASPFFRGRPPDVRLVHPEVPFAHPLDGGRAAVVHRDVGETADRLGGSDARRYRRLMAPLVGHWEGLVDGVLAPLRPPRHPLTMARFGLNAIRSTDALAQRFATDEARAILAGSGAHSMLPLTKPPTAGVSLMLTSLAHAVGWPAVEGGSQVLADAMVRDLERLGGTLTLGTPVRSMRDVPKAKAVLFDVTPRQLLAITGDALPARYRRALGRFRYGPGVFKVDWALDGPIPWAATEVAKAGTVHVGGTIEEIAESEAAANAGRHAERPYVLLVQATTFDPTRAPAGKHTAWAYCHVPSGSTVDMTERIEAQVERFAPGFRDRILARATRDSKAVERHDENYVGGDINGGVQDLWQQFARPVARVVPYRTPRRGIYLCSSSTPPGGGVHGMCGYWAARAALRRELR
- a CDS encoding UdgX family uracil-DNA binding protein (This protein belongs to the uracil DNA glycosylase superfamily, members of which act in excision repair of DNA. However, it belongs more specifically to UdgX branch, whose founding member was found to bind uracil in DNA (where it does not belong), without cleaving it, appears to promote DNA repair by a pathway involving RecA, rather than base excision.) produces the protein MSAAAFVPPSPSLTSLRAAAAGCTACHLHELGTQTVFGTGPASADVVMVGEQPGDQEDRAGEPFVGPAGHLLDRALSAAGIPRESVYLTNTVKHFKWTPSPNGKRRIHAKPDTREIGACKPWLDAELAVLRPRLVVALGATAAQALMGRTFKVTQSRGQVFDLPPASRLVATVHPSSILRSPGEENRAAEFDRLVADLTVVAKEIASG
- a CDS encoding DUF72 domain-containing protein, giving the protein MTVWLGTSGWQYRDWRGPVYPPKLAQKAWLEHYVTMFDTVEVNNAFYRLPAAETFAQWGRRTPEDFVVVVKTSRYLTHIKRLKDPEEPVDLFVERAKHLGGKLGPVLLQLPPKFGVQPERLDATLARFDAHGVKVAVEVRDPSWMVDEVRDILRAHNAASVWADRREHVITPLWRTADWGYVRLHEGWSEHPPCYTAPTLDAWAQRIKASHADGEDVFVFFNNDPHGCAVYDAGVFARSCQRLGLTVTNAPPPEEHLPVHPEPVTA
- a CDS encoding zinc-dependent alcohol dehydrogenase, with translation MRATCWMGKTDISVEEVPDPKILNARDAIVRITSTAICGSDLHLYNGFIPTLKRGDVLGHEFMGEVVEVGNGVSNLRVGDRVVVPFPIACGHCGACERLAYSLCENSNPNAAMAEKLMGHSPAGIFGYSHMMGGYAGGQAQYARVPFADVGPLKIEDDLTDEQVLFLSDIFPTGFMGAEMCEIKPGDVIAVWGAGPVGQFAVASAYLLGAERVIAIDRFPYRLDIARKAGAETLNYEEVDVLEALRDMTGGRGPDACIDAVGMEAHHATPAIHAYDRTKQIARTEFDRPHALREAILACRNGGIVSVVGVYGGFVDKFPMGAIVNRSLTLKSGQCHVHRYMRPLLDHVRSGRIDPTFVITHRMKLSDAPRGYRIFRDKLEGCNKIVLTP
- a CDS encoding DUF1206 domain-containing protein, coding for MTTATARRKATAAGHRAARSDGVQRLARLGLVGRGVLYLVVAVLAANVARGSHAEADRQGALRALGAHPLGRVALVVAAFGFAGYAVWRLLEATVRPGDKGWAGRFAAFCKGCLYAGFAVSTAAFAVTRHNHNANAQNKDLTARVLGWPAGRLLVAAVGLGIVAAGVVNGWRAVSGKYRKHLKEHELNDRAAPWVYAVAVTGLVARGIAFALVGSFLVQAAWRYDPRQAEGLDGALRRLAGVPYGRPLLVLVAVGLAAYGVWSFVEARYRRVLNS